In the Sphingomonas sp. LM7 genome, one interval contains:
- the rpoN gene encoding RNA polymerase factor sigma-54 — MSLAPRLDLRQSQSLVMTPQLQQAIKLLALSNLEIETFIAEEIEKNPLLDSQGGSDEAPEPAAAGPEPEFEPARDGPADASELIAGGGEAAGEAALDVDFAAETFHHDSAADSAGGGLDGSLGMAGTGGGGSEDGPDFDNFSSSELSLADHLMAQAGTSVGGTDLFVAAHLIDQIDEAGYLTASLLDVASRLNVPLAQVEAVLGVIQTFDPTGVGARNLAECLALQAREADRYDPCMARLIDNLELVARGDLARLKRLCNVDDEDLADMIRELRNYDPKPGCRYGGEPTMTVVPDIFVARRGIGWAVEINAATLPRLLVNRAYYAEISAGKQDKASKAWMSDMLASANWLVKALDQRQRTIIKVASEIVKQQEAFFLKGVAHLKPMTLRQVADVIEMHESTVSRVTSNKYLSCARGLFELKYFFTSAIQSSEGGDAVSAEAVKSAIRGLIQAEDPKKILSDDTLVELLNAKGFDIARRTVAKYREALGIGSSVQRRRQKALEGVG, encoded by the coding sequence ATGTCCCTCGCGCCGCGCCTCGATCTCCGCCAGTCGCAATCGCTGGTGATGACGCCGCAGCTCCAGCAGGCGATCAAGCTGCTGGCGCTGTCGAACCTCGAGATCGAGACCTTCATCGCCGAGGAGATCGAGAAGAATCCGCTGCTCGATTCGCAAGGCGGCAGTGACGAGGCGCCCGAGCCCGCAGCGGCTGGCCCCGAACCCGAGTTCGAGCCTGCACGCGACGGCCCCGCCGACGCGAGCGAACTGATCGCCGGCGGCGGCGAAGCGGCGGGCGAGGCCGCGCTCGACGTCGATTTCGCCGCGGAGACCTTCCACCATGACAGCGCCGCCGATTCGGCGGGTGGCGGGCTCGACGGCAGCCTCGGCATGGCCGGGACGGGCGGGGGGGGCTCCGAGGACGGGCCCGACTTCGACAATTTCAGTTCGTCCGAACTCAGCCTTGCCGATCATCTGATGGCGCAGGCGGGTACGAGCGTTGGTGGCACCGACCTGTTCGTCGCCGCGCATCTGATCGACCAGATCGACGAGGCGGGATATCTCACTGCGTCGCTGCTCGACGTGGCCAGCCGGCTCAATGTGCCGCTTGCGCAGGTCGAGGCCGTGCTGGGGGTGATCCAGACCTTCGATCCCACCGGCGTCGGCGCGCGCAACCTTGCCGAATGCCTCGCGCTGCAGGCCCGCGAAGCCGACCGCTACGATCCGTGCATGGCGCGGCTGATCGACAATCTTGAGCTCGTCGCGCGCGGCGACCTCGCCCGGCTGAAGCGGCTGTGCAACGTCGACGACGAGGATCTGGCGGACATGATCCGCGAGCTGCGCAATTACGATCCGAAGCCGGGCTGCCGCTATGGCGGCGAGCCGACCATGACGGTGGTGCCCGACATCTTCGTCGCGCGCCGCGGCATCGGCTGGGCGGTGGAGATCAACGCCGCGACGCTGCCGCGCCTGCTGGTCAACCGCGCCTATTATGCCGAGATTTCGGCGGGCAAGCAGGACAAGGCGAGCAAGGCCTGGATGTCCGACATGCTCGCCAGCGCCAATTGGCTGGTCAAGGCGCTCGACCAGCGCCAGCGCACGATCATCAAGGTGGCGAGCGAGATCGTGAAGCAGCAGGAAGCGTTCTTCCTGAAGGGCGTTGCGCATCTCAAGCCGATGACGCTGCGCCAGGTCGCCGACGTGATCGAGATGCACGAATCGACGGTGAGCCGCGTCACCTCCAACAAGTATCTCAGCTGCGCGCGCGGGCTGTTCGAGTTGAAGTATTTCTTCACCAGCGCGATCCAGTCGTCCGAGGGTGGTGATGCGGTGTCGGCCGAAGCCGTGAAGAGCGCGATCCGCGGGCTGATCCAGGCCGAGGATCCCAAGAAGATCCTGTCGGATGACACTTTGGTCGAATTGCTCAACGCCAAGGGCTTCGACATCGCCCGGCGGACGGTCGCCAAGTATCGCGAGGCGTTGGGGATCGGCAGTTCGGTCCAGCGGCGGCGCCAAAAAGCACTGGAAGGCGTCGGCTAA
- a CDS encoding TetR/AcrR family transcriptional regulator, whose translation MDQDESDPRVKRTRAAIIQAFTALVLTRRYDSIRTADLIAAAGVGRSTFYEHFRSKEAVLLAALDPVLRTLANAALGRASKVQVRAMLEHVWEQRGFARPLFEGRAGAGLERRLAALVLERREADSGPARMAAMAAAAAQLTMVRLWIAGAVPCPPADLAPRMLACAHLLAEVC comes from the coding sequence ATGGACCAGGACGAGAGCGATCCGCGCGTGAAGCGCACCCGAGCGGCGATCATCCAGGCCTTCACTGCGCTGGTCCTCACCCGCCGCTACGATTCGATCCGCACCGCCGACCTCATCGCCGCTGCCGGCGTCGGCCGATCGACCTTCTACGAGCATTTCCGCAGCAAGGAGGCGGTGCTGCTCGCTGCGCTTGATCCGGTGCTGCGCACCCTCGCCAACGCCGCGCTGGGCCGGGCGAGCAAGGTCCAGGTCCGCGCGATGCTCGAACATGTCTGGGAGCAGCGCGGCTTCGCGCGGCCGCTCTTCGAAGGTCGGGCCGGCGCCGGTCTCGAGCGCCGGCTCGCCGCGCTGGTCCTGGAGCGCCGCGAGGCCGATTCGGGCCCGGCAAGGATGGCGGCAATGGCAGCGGCTGCGGCCCAATTGACCATGGTCCGGCTCTGGATCGCCGGCGCGGTGCCCTGTCCTCCCGCCGACCTGGCGCCGCGCATGCTCGCCTGCGCGCACCTGCTCGCAGAGGTCTGCTGA
- a CDS encoding ligase-associated DNA damage response exonuclease: protein MAIGSWITPEPTGIYIPAADAWVDPSQPVARALITHGHADHARGGHGEVWATPETLAIMACRYGLQNGNPVAYGESLRMGDVDIGFVPAGHVLGSAQIVLDHAGERIVVSGDYKRREDPTCARFQPMPCDIFITEATFGLPVFRHPETHDELDKLLAALRANPTRCVLVGAYALGKAQRVIKELRVMGFDDPIYIHGALQRLCDLYVEQGVDLGELRPATGVPKAELQGRIILSPPGALNDRWSRRLPDPITAMASGWMRVRQRARQRNVELPLILSDHADWDELTTTIREIAPREVWVTHGREDALVHWCRLHQIKARALELAGFEDEDD, encoded by the coding sequence ATGGCAATCGGCAGCTGGATCACTCCTGAACCCACGGGCATCTACATTCCCGCCGCCGATGCATGGGTGGACCCGTCGCAGCCGGTGGCGCGCGCGCTGATCACCCATGGCCATGCCGATCACGCGCGGGGCGGGCATGGCGAGGTCTGGGCGACGCCCGAGACGCTGGCGATCATGGCATGCCGCTATGGCCTGCAGAACGGCAATCCGGTGGCCTATGGCGAGTCGCTGCGCATGGGCGATGTCGATATCGGCTTCGTCCCCGCCGGCCATGTCCTGGGCTCGGCGCAGATCGTGCTCGACCATGCCGGCGAGCGCATCGTCGTGTCGGGCGACTATAAGCGCCGCGAGGACCCGACCTGCGCGCGCTTCCAGCCGATGCCGTGCGACATCTTCATCACCGAGGCGACGTTCGGGCTGCCAGTGTTCCGCCACCCCGAGACGCATGACGAGCTCGACAAGCTGCTCGCCGCACTGCGCGCCAACCCCACACGTTGCGTGCTGGTCGGCGCCTATGCGCTCGGCAAGGCGCAGCGGGTGATCAAGGAACTGCGGGTGATGGGGTTCGACGATCCGATCTACATCCACGGCGCGCTCCAGCGGCTGTGCGATCTCTATGTCGAGCAGGGCGTCGATCTGGGCGAGCTGCGTCCTGCCACCGGCGTGCCCAAGGCCGAGCTGCAGGGGCGGATCATCCTCTCCCCGCCCGGCGCGCTGAACGATCGCTGGTCGCGGCGGCTGCCCGATCCGATCACCGCGATGGCATCAGGCTGGATGCGCGTCCGCCAGCGCGCGCGCCAGCGCAATGTCGAGCTGCCGCTGATCCTGTCCGACCATGCCGATTGGGATGAGCTGACCACCACGATCCGCGAAATCGCCCCGCGCGAGGTGTGGGTGACGCATGGCCGCGAAGATGCGCTGGTTCATTGGTGCCGGCTCCACCAGATCAAGGCGCGCGCGCTCGAACTTGCCGGCTTCGAAGACGAAGACGACTGA
- a CDS encoding ribonuclease D yields the protein MTVHFHEEDLPEGVFAPGASIAVDTETMGLITPRDRLCVVQLSDGSGDEHLVRFGPRSTYDAPNLRAVLADPERLKLYHFARFDLAAIRFYLGVTAAPVYCTKIASRLVRTYTDRHGLKDLVRELVGQEISKQQQSSDWGGPDLSDAQKDYAASDVRFLHAMKVELDKRLEREGRMPLAQASFDFLPWRAELDLAGWAEVDIFAHI from the coding sequence ATGACCGTGCATTTTCATGAAGAAGACCTGCCCGAGGGCGTGTTCGCTCCGGGCGCGTCGATCGCCGTAGACACCGAGACGATGGGGCTGATCACTCCGCGCGACCGGCTGTGCGTCGTCCAGCTTTCCGACGGCAGCGGCGACGAGCATCTCGTCCGCTTCGGGCCGCGCTCCACCTATGACGCGCCCAATCTGCGCGCGGTGCTCGCCGATCCCGAGCGGCTCAAGCTCTATCATTTCGCGCGCTTCGACCTTGCGGCGATTCGCTTCTATCTCGGCGTCACCGCGGCGCCGGTATATTGCACCAAGATCGCCTCGCGGCTGGTGCGCACCTATACCGACCGCCACGGCCTCAAGGACCTGGTCCGCGAGCTGGTCGGACAGGAAATCTCGAAGCAGCAGCAATCGTCGGACTGGGGCGGCCCCGATCTTTCGGACGCGCAGAAGGACTATGCCGCGTCCGACGTTCGCTTCCTGCATGCGATGAAAGTGGAACTAGACAAGCGTCTCGAGCGTGAAGGACGCATGCCGCTCGCACAGGCCAGTTTCGACTTCCTTCCCTGGCGGGCGGAGCTGGATCTCGCCGGCTGGGCCGAGGTGGATATCTTTGCGCATATCTAG
- a CDS encoding Lrp/AsnC family transcriptional regulator, with translation MGATRDTMDLRILDLLQANALLTADQLAGRLPLSASAIARRIRRLRESGVIAADVSVLSEDVGPFLSAVVQVQMDRHALAAVEALLRRLTASPQVQLFLEVSGTFDLMLLVTVKDMDAFNAFADTMLASDPVVRRYETSFVKRRRKFSTALPLDIEQG, from the coding sequence ATGGGCGCGACGCGCGACACGATGGACCTGCGCATCCTCGACTTGCTCCAGGCCAATGCGCTGCTGACGGCGGACCAGCTTGCCGGGCGACTGCCGCTCTCCGCCTCGGCGATCGCGCGGCGAATACGGCGGCTGCGCGAGAGCGGCGTGATCGCGGCGGATGTTTCGGTACTGTCCGAAGACGTCGGGCCGTTTCTGTCGGCGGTGGTGCAGGTGCAAATGGACCGGCACGCGCTCGCCGCGGTCGAGGCGCTGCTGCGCCGCCTGACCGCCAGCCCGCAGGTCCAGCTGTTCCTCGAGGTTTCGGGGACGTTCGACCTGATGCTGCTGGTGACGGTGAAGGACATGGACGCATTCAATGCCTTTGCCGACACGATGCTGGCGTCCGATCCGGTGGTGCGGCGCTACGAGACCAGCTTCGTCAAGCGGCGGCGGAAGTTCAGCACTGCGCTGCCGCTCGATATCGAGCAGGGTTGA
- a CDS encoding LptA/OstA family protein, whose product MMLRFALGSFGLMLTLAVPAMAQTRHNTDAPIDVASERIELQDRANRAILSGNVQIKQAEMTLAAARVTVTYTGQVSEGSPQVSRLDAAGGVTVNRPNQSARSQYAVYDLNRRVITMVGAVTLRQAGNTVSGGRLSIDLDTGRATIDGSGVRSGAGATPGQPGVQSSGGRVTGRFSVPKRNTQ is encoded by the coding sequence ATGATGCTACGCTTCGCCCTGGGCAGCTTCGGGCTGATGCTGACGCTGGCTGTGCCCGCGATGGCGCAGACGCGCCACAATACCGATGCGCCGATCGACGTGGCGTCCGAGCGGATCGAGCTGCAGGACCGCGCCAACCGCGCGATCCTGAGCGGCAACGTCCAGATCAAACAGGCCGAGATGACGCTCGCCGCGGCGCGGGTCACCGTCACCTATACCGGGCAGGTCAGCGAAGGATCGCCGCAGGTCTCGCGGCTCGATGCGGCCGGCGGCGTCACGGTCAACCGGCCGAACCAGAGCGCGCGTTCGCAATATGCAGTCTATGATCTCAACCGCCGGGTGATCACGATGGTCGGCGCGGTGACGCTGCGCCAGGCGGGCAACACCGTATCGGGCGGGCGCCTGTCGATCGACCTCGACACCGGCCGCGCGACGATCGACGGTTCGGGCGTGCGCAGCGGCGCCGGCGCAACGCCGGGCCAGCCGGGCGTGCAGAGCTCGGGCGGACGCGTCACCGGGCGCTTCTCGGTCCCCAAGCGCAACACGCAATAG
- a CDS encoding TerC family protein, giving the protein MESIAELLASPAAWAALVTLIVMEVVLGIDNLIFISILSNKLPEEQRKKARTIGISLALVMRLALLTMIAWIVGLVAPVIDLGITGPLGAHGEPAFETQFSWRDLILIAGGIFLMWKATTEIHHSVDANAHDTDDLLDKKKVLSISFTAAIVQILLLDIVFSIDSILTAVGMTEHVEIMYVAVIFAVMVMLFAATPLANFINGNPTVVMLALGFLLMIGMVLIAEGFGAHIPKGYIYTAMAFSAGVELLNIWSRRSKARKHAAAEAAADTAPPTTH; this is encoded by the coding sequence ATGGAATCTATTGCCGAACTGCTCGCCAGCCCGGCCGCCTGGGCCGCACTCGTAACGCTGATCGTGATGGAGGTCGTGCTTGGCATCGACAACCTGATCTTCATTTCGATTCTGTCGAACAAGCTGCCCGAGGAACAGCGCAAGAAGGCGCGCACGATCGGCATCAGCCTGGCGCTGGTGATGCGGCTGGCGCTGCTGACGATGATTGCATGGATCGTCGGACTGGTCGCCCCGGTGATCGACCTGGGCATTACCGGCCCGCTGGGCGCGCATGGCGAGCCCGCGTTCGAGACGCAATTCTCGTGGCGCGACCTGATCCTGATCGCCGGCGGCATCTTCCTGATGTGGAAGGCGACGACCGAGATCCACCATTCGGTCGATGCCAATGCGCACGACACCGACGATCTGCTCGACAAGAAGAAGGTGCTGTCGATCAGCTTCACCGCGGCGATCGTCCAGATCCTGCTGCTCGACATCGTCTTCTCGATCGATTCGATCCTCACCGCGGTCGGCATGACCGAGCATGTCGAGATCATGTATGTCGCCGTGATCTTCGCGGTGATGGTGATGCTGTTCGCGGCGACGCCGCTCGCCAATTTCATCAACGGCAACCCGACGGTGGTGATGCTGGCGCTCGGCTTCCTGCTGATGATCGGCATGGTGCTGATCGCCGAGGGCTTCGGCGCGCATATCCCCAAGGGCTATATCTATACCGCCATGGCGTTCTCGGCGGGGGTGGAGCTGCTCAACATCTGGTCGCGGCGGAGCAAGGCGCGCAAGCACGCCGCCGCGGAGGCCGCAGCCGATACAGCGCCGCCCACCACCCATTGA
- a CDS encoding VOC family protein has translation MSESHRVVAILPSDDLDVSERFYARLGFEVVSDHGHYRILADGRGWHLHLNRMPGWPRNIEDNPFGLYLYVEDVNAVADRVRELILAPGAPERKPWGTYEFAVSDPSGALVRIGRVLE, from the coding sequence ATGAGCGAATCACACCGCGTGGTGGCGATCCTGCCGAGCGACGATCTCGATGTCAGCGAGCGCTTCTATGCGCGGCTCGGGTTCGAAGTCGTCAGCGACCATGGCCACTACCGCATCCTTGCCGACGGGCGCGGCTGGCACCTGCATCTCAATCGGATGCCGGGCTGGCCGCGTAACATCGAGGACAATCCGTTCGGGCTGTACCTCTATGTCGAGGATGTCAATGCGGTCGCCGATCGGGTGCGCGAACTGATCCTCGCGCCTGGGGCGCCGGAGCGAAAGCCGTGGGGGACATATGAATTCGCAGTGAGCGATCCCAGCGGCGCGCTGGTGCGAATCGGGCGGGTGCTGGAGTAA
- a CDS encoding S41 family peptidase, with translation MRSMILAGAIAAAAPLAFGSPAATAQAASTFDSRAAVEGVRTALRENYVVKERRAALDATLAKGLAGGRYAVTDPQEFAARITADLEAVAHDKHLNLRHNPELARQIGTGGQRDDATESAYWRDIARRQNEGVRELRVLDGNVRLMRYDGFFWNGDTSKAAIDAGMAFLRGGDAIIIDLRTNGGGSPDAVRRIASYFVPAGAKLVTFHMRDEAPTVSHAEASVPGGQITGIPVYVLTSGGTASAAEEFSAHGAGFGFATLVGETTAGAAYRNDFFAVPGGFVLSASVGRPELPSGGDWEGKGVAPKLAVAPELALDRALQDALARLAPKASGAARTELEWAAARYAARAAQARPGLPASAYAGRYGERTVTIDAAGLVYQRDGGLKTALIPLGGDLFALEQDPRARLRFVTAGGTVTGFVLERADGSKVEASKA, from the coding sequence ATGCGTAGTATGATTCTGGCCGGGGCGATCGCCGCCGCGGCCCCGCTGGCCTTTGGCTCACCGGCCGCAACCGCCCAGGCGGCCTCGACCTTCGATTCGCGCGCGGCGGTCGAGGGCGTCCGCACGGCGCTGCGCGAGAATTATGTCGTCAAGGAGCGCCGCGCCGCGCTCGACGCCACGCTGGCCAAGGGACTGGCCGGCGGCCGCTATGCCGTTACCGACCCGCAGGAATTCGCTGCCCGCATCACCGCCGATCTCGAGGCAGTCGCCCACGACAAGCACCTCAACCTGCGCCACAACCCCGAGCTCGCCCGGCAGATCGGCACCGGCGGCCAGCGCGACGATGCCACCGAATCGGCCTATTGGCGCGACATTGCGCGCCGCCAGAACGAAGGCGTGCGCGAGCTGCGCGTGCTCGACGGCAATGTCCGCCTGATGCGCTATGACGGCTTCTTCTGGAACGGCGACACCAGCAAGGCCGCGATCGACGCGGGCATGGCGTTCCTGCGCGGCGGCGACGCGATCATCATCGATCTGCGCACGAATGGCGGCGGCAGCCCCGACGCCGTGCGCCGCATCGCCAGCTATTTCGTCCCCGCCGGCGCCAAGCTGGTGACCTTCCACATGCGCGACGAGGCGCCGACGGTGTCGCACGCCGAGGCATCGGTCCCCGGCGGGCAGATCACCGGCATCCCCGTCTATGTCCTCACCAGCGGCGGCACTGCGTCCGCAGCCGAGGAGTTCAGCGCGCACGGCGCCGGCTTCGGCTTCGCGACGCTGGTCGGCGAGACCACGGCGGGCGCGGCCTATCGCAACGATTTCTTCGCGGTCCCCGGCGGCTTCGTGCTCAGCGCCTCGGTCGGCCGCCCCGAGCTTCCCTCGGGCGGCGACTGGGAAGGCAAGGGCGTCGCACCCAAGCTCGCGGTAGCACCGGAACTCGCGCTCGACCGCGCGCTCCAGGATGCGCTGGCCAGGCTCGCGCCCAAGGCCAGCGGCGCCGCGCGCACCGAACTCGAATGGGCGGCAGCCCGCTACGCCGCCCGCGCCGCCCAGGCCAGGCCCGGGCTCCCGGCAAGCGCCTATGCCGGCCGCTATGGCGAGCGCACCGTCACGATCGACGCCGCCGGCCTCGTCTACCAGCGCGACGGCGGGCTCAAGACCGCGCTGATCCCGCTGGGCGGCGACCTGTTCGCACTCGAACAAGACCCCCGCGCACGCCTGCGCTTCGTCACCGCGGGCGGCACCGTCACCGGCTTCGTCCTCGAACGCGCCGACGGCAGCAAGGTCGAGGCGAGCAAAGCGTAG
- a CDS encoding cold-shock protein has protein sequence MSFDRGRRGDRGGRGRDKRDGFGDEGGSSSSFGGGDRGGFGGGGFGGGGGFGGGGGGGYSGGGGGGYRGGGGGFGGGGGGGGGFRGGGGGGGGMPPQVVGEATGVVKFFNAQKGFGFVVRDDGGEDVFVHISAVEQAGLTGLAEGQPMGFTLVDRGGRISATDLKIDGEPMAVTDSGPPRDRDAPRGGAGGAGGPQRQLTGEKATGTVKFFNAMKGFGFIQRDDGQPDAFVHISAVERAGMPTLNEGDRLEFELEVDRRGKYAAVNLTPGS, from the coding sequence ATGAGTTTTGATCGAGGGCGCCGTGGGGATCGCGGCGGGCGCGGCAGAGACAAGCGCGACGGTTTTGGTGACGAAGGCGGCAGCAGCAGCAGCTTTGGCGGTGGTGATCGCGGCGGCTTCGGCGGTGGCGGCTTCGGCGGCGGCGGCGGTTTCGGCGGCGGCGGCGGTGGTGGCTATAGCGGCGGCGGTGGCGGTGGCTATCGCGGCGGTGGCGGCGGCTTCGGCGGCGGTGGCGGCGGCGGCGGTGGTTTCCGCGGCGGCGGCGGCGGTGGCGGCGGCATGCCCCCCCAGGTTGTCGGCGAAGCGACTGGCGTCGTAAAATTCTTCAACGCGCAGAAGGGCTTCGGCTTCGTCGTTCGCGATGACGGCGGAGAAGACGTGTTCGTGCACATCTCGGCAGTCGAGCAGGCCGGCCTGACCGGTCTCGCGGAAGGCCAGCCGATGGGCTTCACGCTCGTCGATCGTGGCGGCCGCATCTCGGCGACCGATCTCAAGATCGACGGCGAGCCGATGGCAGTGACCGATTCGGGCCCGCCTCGCGATCGTGACGCGCCACGTGGCGGCGCCGGCGGTGCCGGTGGCCCGCAGCGCCAGCTGACCGGTGAGAAGGCGACCGGAACGGTCAAGTTCTTCAACGCGATGAAGGGCTTCGGCTTCATTCAGCGCGACGATGGACAGCCCGATGCGTTCGTTCACATCAGCGCCGTCGAGCGCGCCGGCATGCCGACGCTCAACGAAGGCGACCGGCTCGAATTCGAGCTGGAGGTCGATCGTCGCGGCAAGTACGCGGCAGTGAACCTCACGCCCGGCAGCTGA
- the lptC gene encoding LPS export ABC transporter periplasmic protein LptC — MSDVAARLHAQKRGWAHPGSSHDRLVRTGLIVLPMGIGVLGAFLVVAPLLMGGDASFVLDKNKVDISPERLRIDSAEYRGSDAKGRPFHLHAGSALQRSSAEPIVRLNDLAAEIRLDDGPASIKADSGHYNMTTERVAVDGPLKFQTTDGYVLNTHDATVDLKTRRLESGGAVSGNTPSGVFSANKLTADLEKRTVSLEGNARLRIQPRRANR; from the coding sequence ATGTCTGATGTTGCCGCGCGCCTTCACGCGCAGAAGCGCGGCTGGGCGCATCCCGGCAGCAGCCATGACCGGCTGGTGCGCACCGGACTGATCGTGCTGCCGATGGGGATCGGCGTGCTCGGCGCGTTCCTGGTGGTGGCGCCGCTGCTGATGGGCGGCGATGCCAGCTTCGTGCTCGACAAGAACAAGGTCGACATCTCGCCCGAGCGGCTGCGCATCGACAGCGCCGAATATCGCGGGTCCGACGCAAAGGGGCGGCCGTTCCACCTCCATGCCGGTTCGGCGCTGCAGCGCAGTTCGGCCGAGCCGATCGTGCGGCTCAACGACCTCGCCGCCGAAATCCGGCTCGACGACGGCCCGGCTTCGATCAAGGCGGACAGCGGCCATTACAACATGACGACCGAGCGCGTCGCAGTCGACGGGCCGCTCAAGTTCCAGACCACCGACGGCTATGTGCTCAACACGCACGACGCGACGGTGGACCTCAAGACGCGGCGGCTCGAGAGCGGCGGCGCAGTCAGCGGCAACACCCCGAGCGGGGTGTTCAGTGCCAACAAGCTGACTGCCGACCTGGAGAAGCGCACCGTCTCACTCGAAGGGAATGCGCGCTTGCGGATCCAGCCGCGGCGGGCAAATAGGTGA
- the lptB gene encoding LPS export ABC transporter ATP-binding protein, with product MNDVAMIEQPVADPAPLPDKGLAVVSIAKSYDKRVVLTDVSVSVGRGEVIGLLGPNGAGKTTCFYSVMGLVKPDSGRIMLDGEDITRLPMYRRAILGLGYLPQETSIFRGMTVENNILAVLELAEPNKAARQARLDQLLDEFGLTRLRSSPAMALSGGERRRAEIARALAADPTIMLLDEPFAGIDPISISDIRDLIVQLKTRGIGVLITDHNVRETLDIVDRGYIIYDGRVLFAGSPDDLVRDENVRRLYLGESFEL from the coding sequence ATGAACGACGTCGCCATGATCGAGCAACCGGTCGCCGATCCGGCGCCGCTCCCCGACAAGGGGCTGGCGGTCGTCTCGATCGCCAAATCCTATGACAAGCGCGTAGTGCTGACCGACGTCTCGGTCTCGGTGGGCCGCGGCGAAGTGATCGGCCTGCTCGGCCCCAACGGCGCGGGCAAGACGACGTGCTTCTATTCGGTGATGGGACTGGTGAAACCCGATTCGGGCCGCATCATGCTGGACGGCGAGGACATTACCCGGCTGCCGATGTACCGCCGCGCGATCCTGGGCCTGGGCTACCTGCCGCAGGAAACCTCGATCTTCCGCGGCATGACCGTCGAGAACAACATCCTCGCGGTGCTCGAACTGGCCGAGCCCAACAAGGCGGCGCGCCAGGCGCGGCTGGACCAGCTGCTCGACGAATTCGGCCTGACCCGGCTGCGCAGCTCGCCGGCGATGGCGCTGTCGGGCGGCGAGCGGCGCCGCGCCGAGATCGCCCGCGCGCTGGCGGCGGACCCGACGATCATGCTGCTCGACGAGCCGTTCGCGGGCATCGATCCGATCTCGATCTCGGACATTCGCGACCTGATCGTCCAGCTCAAGACGCGCGGCATCGGCGTGCTGATCACCGACCACAATGTCCGCGAGACGCTCGACATCGTCGATCGCGGCTACATCATCTATGACGGCCGCGTGCTGTTCGCCGGCTCGCCCGACGATCTCGTCCGCGACGAGAATGTCCGCCGGCTGTACCTGGGCGAGAGCTTCGAGCTCTAG